From Rhizobium favelukesii, the proteins below share one genomic window:
- a CDS encoding MFS transporter — MSRISMDEALDRAGTGSFQRRLIGIFGLVWTADAMQVLAVGFTAASIAATFGLTVPQALQTGTLFFLGMLIGAVAFGRLADKVGRRQVLIATVACDALFGTLSIFAADFTSLLVLRFLTGMAVGGTLPVDYAMMAEFLPTKSRGRWLVALEGFWAIGTLIVALAAWAASVAGVSDPWRYIFAVTALPALLGLTLRFFVPESPLYLIRTGRTGEAKMIVNRMLALHQKAPLRSDDEIVATPQVAEGIFSEELRRRSALILAIWFLVSVSYYGVFTWMPAKLAGDGFGFVRGYGFLVFVALAQVPGYALAAYGVEAWGRRPTLICFCLLSALGCLLFVVSPSDMLVGASLLVMSFALLGTWGALYAFTPELYPTASRATGMGSAGAMARLGGLLAPSLMAFVVSGGLGLAIGLFAGLLVVAAFAAMAIDAETRQAALS, encoded by the coding sequence ATGAGCCGCATTTCCATGGACGAGGCGCTGGATCGCGCCGGGACCGGTTCTTTCCAGCGGCGCTTGATCGGCATCTTCGGACTTGTCTGGACGGCGGACGCAATGCAGGTGCTCGCCGTCGGCTTCACCGCAGCCTCGATTGCAGCCACCTTTGGATTGACAGTTCCGCAAGCTCTGCAGACCGGCACGCTGTTCTTTCTCGGCATGCTCATCGGCGCCGTCGCCTTCGGCCGCCTGGCCGACAAGGTCGGACGGCGCCAGGTGTTGATCGCAACGGTTGCCTGCGACGCGCTTTTCGGCACGCTTTCGATCTTCGCTGCCGATTTTACCAGCCTGCTCGTGCTGCGCTTCCTCACCGGCATGGCGGTCGGCGGAACGTTGCCGGTCGACTACGCGATGATGGCCGAGTTCCTGCCCACCAAGAGCCGTGGCCGCTGGCTGGTCGCGCTGGAAGGCTTCTGGGCGATCGGAACGCTGATCGTCGCATTGGCTGCCTGGGCTGCGAGCGTTGCCGGGGTGAGCGATCCCTGGCGCTATATTTTCGCGGTCACCGCACTGCCGGCACTGCTGGGCCTGACGCTGCGCTTCTTCGTTCCTGAATCTCCCCTCTACCTCATTCGGACCGGACGGACAGGCGAGGCCAAGATGATCGTCAACAGGATGCTGGCGCTGCACCAAAAAGCGCCCCTGCGGTCCGACGACGAGATCGTCGCGACGCCGCAGGTGGCGGAAGGGATCTTCTCAGAAGAGCTTCGTCGCCGAAGCGCACTGATCCTGGCGATCTGGTTCCTGGTTTCCGTTTCCTACTACGGCGTCTTCACCTGGATGCCGGCGAAGCTGGCCGGCGACGGGTTCGGCTTCGTCCGCGGATACGGCTTTCTGGTGTTCGTCGCACTTGCCCAGGTACCTGGCTACGCGCTTGCCGCCTATGGCGTCGAGGCTTGGGGGCGCAGGCCGACGCTGATCTGTTTCTGCCTGCTTTCTGCGCTGGGGTGCCTGCTCTTCGTGGTTTCTCCGAGCGACATGCTGGTTGGCGCGTCGCTGCTGGTCATGAGCTTCGCGCTGCTCGGGACGTGGGGCGCGCTCTATGCCTTTACGCCGGAGCTCTACCCCACCGCATCGCGGGCGACGGGCATGGGATCGGCAGGCGCGATGGCGCGCCTCGGCGGGCTGCTTGCTCCGTCCCTGATGGCATTCGTCGTATCAGGTGGATTGGGCCTGGCCATCGGCCTGTTTGCGGGCCTGCTGGTCGTGGCGGCCTTTGCCGCGATGGCGATCGACGCAGAAACGCGCCAGGCAGCGCTCAGCTGA
- a CDS encoding glutathione S-transferase family protein: MGMLVDGVWHDVWYDTKETKGHFKRAASQFRNWITADGAPGPSGAGGFKAEADRYHLYVSLACPWAHRTLIFRKLKKLDDLITVSIVDPLMLSHGWEFKIGDGATGDHLFGAKTLSEIYVKADPHYSGRVTVPVLWDKKANTIVNNESSEIIRMFNSAFDHLTGSTVDFYPQDLRADIDDVNTVVYDTVNNGVYKAGFATTQDAYGENVVRLFETLDMLEDRLSKGRYLFGDRLTEADWRLFTTLVRFDAVYVGHFKCNIRRIDDYPNLSAYLRDLYQTAGVKETVNFRHIKDHYYRSHKTINPTGIVPIGPALDLDRPHGRARLAAA, encoded by the coding sequence ATGGGCATGCTGGTTGACGGCGTCTGGCATGACGTCTGGTACGATACAAAAGAAACCAAGGGGCACTTCAAGCGCGCCGCTTCGCAGTTTCGAAACTGGATTACGGCGGATGGAGCCCCTGGCCCTTCCGGTGCAGGCGGTTTCAAGGCCGAAGCCGACCGCTACCACCTTTACGTTTCGCTGGCGTGCCCTTGGGCGCACCGCACGCTGATCTTTCGCAAACTCAAGAAACTCGATGATCTCATCACCGTTTCCATCGTTGATCCCCTCATGCTGTCGCATGGCTGGGAGTTCAAGATCGGTGACGGCGCCACCGGCGACCATCTCTTCGGCGCCAAGACGCTATCGGAAATCTACGTGAAGGCCGATCCGCACTATTCCGGCCGCGTGACGGTGCCGGTCCTGTGGGACAAGAAGGCCAACACAATCGTCAACAACGAGTCTTCCGAGATCATCAGGATGTTCAACAGCGCCTTTGATCATCTGACCGGCTCAACTGTTGATTTTTATCCGCAGGATCTGCGCGCCGACATCGATGACGTCAATACCGTCGTCTACGATACCGTCAACAACGGCGTCTACAAGGCGGGCTTCGCCACGACGCAGGACGCCTACGGGGAGAATGTCGTCAGGCTTTTCGAAACGCTTGATATGCTCGAAGACCGTCTTTCCAAGGGTCGTTATCTCTTCGGCGATCGGCTGACCGAGGCCGATTGGCGGCTGTTCACGACATTGGTTCGCTTCGATGCCGTCTATGTCGGTCACTTCAAGTGCAACATCCGCCGCATCGACGACTACCCCAATCTGTCGGCCTACCTGCGCGACCTCTATCAGACGGCGGGCGTCAAGGAGACGGTGAATTTCCGCCATATCAAGGACCACTACTATCGCAGCCACAAGACGATCAATCCGACCGGCATTGTGCCTATCGGCCCGGCGCTCGATCTCGATCGCCCGCATGGCCGTGCCCGACTGGCAGCGGCCTAG
- a CDS encoding NUDIX domain-containing protein produces the protein MRIVHVYFAIARGMTMGVRAACFDSAGRIFLVRHSYVPGWHMPGGGLERNETAEEALIKELREEGNLRILGRPQLFHIYFNTAASRRDHVLFYKTQVEQTAPRPADREIVECGFFAIDDLPSGTTDATRRRLAELAGEREPAHVW, from the coding sequence ATGCGTATCGTGCATGTCTATTTCGCGATCGCGCGCGGAATGACGATGGGCGTGCGGGCGGCCTGCTTCGATTCGGCGGGCCGCATCTTTCTCGTGCGGCACAGCTACGTGCCCGGCTGGCATATGCCCGGCGGCGGGCTTGAGCGCAATGAGACTGCCGAGGAGGCGCTGATCAAGGAACTTCGTGAGGAGGGGAACCTGCGTATTCTCGGTCGCCCGCAGCTGTTTCACATCTATTTCAACACGGCCGCCAGCCGACGCGACCATGTTCTCTTCTATAAGACACAGGTGGAGCAGACCGCACCGCGCCCAGCGGACAGGGAAATCGTCGAGTGCGGCTTCTTCGCGATCGATGATCTGCCGTCTGGCACCACTGACGCGACGCGTCGTCGCCTGGCTGAACTGGCGGGCGAGCGGGAGCCCGCCCACGTCTGGTAG
- a CDS encoding metallophosphoesterase family protein, which produces MFKLAHISDIHLGPLPRLSVRELFSKRITGFVNWHRNRRKHLFGSTLDLLLDDIRAKQADHLAVTGDLVNLASGLEIRAAAAWLKELGDPADNSVVPGNHDAYVPGAYEKSVRAWYDNVRGDLAPAEWQEDRHVFPYLRVRGKVAIVGCSTAVATPPFAASGFFGERQARDTVNMLRAAGEAGLFRVVMIHHPPIRGATSFYKRMIGIRRFGAVISTGGAELVLHGHTHLNTLHWLRGQTGPVPVVGIASASQGPGGLKPRAAYNLFTIDGSPGAWELTGERFSINSMGDSMGSESADIFKA; this is translated from the coding sequence ATGTTCAAGCTCGCGCACATCTCCGATATCCATCTCGGCCCCCTCCCTCGCCTTTCCGTCCGCGAGCTCTTCTCCAAACGCATTACCGGCTTTGTGAACTGGCATCGCAACAGGCGCAAGCACCTTTTCGGCAGCACGCTGGATCTGTTGCTCGATGACATACGCGCGAAGCAAGCCGATCATCTGGCGGTCACCGGCGACCTGGTGAACCTCGCGAGCGGCTTGGAGATCCGCGCCGCCGCCGCATGGCTGAAAGAACTCGGCGACCCCGCAGACAATTCCGTCGTACCCGGAAACCATGATGCCTACGTCCCCGGTGCCTACGAAAAGTCGGTGCGTGCCTGGTATGACAATGTGCGCGGTGATCTTGCACCGGCTGAGTGGCAGGAAGACCGCCACGTTTTTCCCTACCTCCGCGTTCGCGGCAAGGTCGCCATCGTCGGCTGCTCGACTGCGGTCGCAACGCCCCCTTTCGCCGCCAGCGGCTTCTTCGGTGAACGCCAGGCCCGTGATACCGTGAACATGCTGCGTGCCGCTGGCGAGGCCGGCCTGTTTCGGGTCGTGATGATCCATCATCCGCCCATTCGTGGCGCAACGTCCTTCTACAAGCGGATGATCGGCATCCGCCGCTTCGGTGCCGTGATCTCCACCGGCGGCGCAGAACTGGTGCTCCACGGCCATACTCATTTGAACACGCTCCACTGGCTGCGCGGCCAGACTGGTCCCGTCCCCGTGGTCGGCATCGCCTCGGCATCGCAAGGGCCTGGAGGGCTGAAACCTCGCGCCGCCTACAATCTCTTCACGATCGATGGCTCTCCCGGCGCGTGGGAACTGACCGGCGAGCGCTTCAGCATCAACTCCATGGGCGACAGCATGGGCAGCGAAAGTGCAGATATTTTCAAGGCTTAG
- a CDS encoding RNA polymerase sigma factor, whose translation MRQPVTTIDIRRDLVGLLPRLRRFAMTLAGDAASADELVQAACQRAIAKSNQWNGEGRLESWVYTLARQQWSDDHRRRKAHTSTKTNVTDIREASRDRASLIDPDVIHRMVSEMPEGTSSAFLLVVVEGRSYQQTADIMGVAVNIVVSQLAAAKLHFASVADNDPHRY comes from the coding sequence ATGCGTCAACCCGTGACGACCATCGATATCAGACGCGATCTGGTGGGCCTTCTGCCCCGGCTGCGGCGTTTCGCGATGACCCTTGCAGGTGACGCAGCGAGCGCCGACGAGCTCGTGCAGGCGGCTTGTCAGCGCGCCATCGCCAAAAGCAACCAGTGGAACGGCGAAGGCCGTCTGGAAAGCTGGGTTTACACCCTCGCCCGCCAGCAATGGAGCGATGACCATCGTCGTCGCAAGGCTCATACCTCTACTAAGACCAATGTGACCGATATCCGTGAGGCGAGCCGCGACCGCGCCTCGCTCATCGATCCCGATGTCATCCACCGCATGGTTTCCGAGATGCCAGAAGGCACCTCCAGCGCGTTTCTGCTGGTCGTCGTCGAGGGGCGCAGCTATCAACAGACGGCCGACATTATGGGTGTTGCCGTCAACATCGTCGTCTCACAACTCGCGGCGGCGAAACTGCACTTCGCCAGCGTCGCGGACAATGATCCTCACAGGTACTGA
- a CDS encoding anti-sigma factor family protein, which produces MLDFKKLPLDAQLTALLDGEATPEQKQELEQRLATDEGAKRLYDKLRHGADFGKHRFDDILKEPVPLALVRSIKSVQPPKAPVAARLSRPSLKLAPTGPQALAAAIILFVAGCGIGYFAAGSTSTVQSAQPTTIEAASDSSEWLTDVIANQRLIARQPRHIFEVPSTQAEEISTWLTSTVGVAFRVPDLSDQGWTFQGARIFIGAGRPVGQLVYTSSDGDLASICFRKDNLPSEADDFKETIKDEIGVVAWHNAGTSYVLVGPSSEASLGQLAMQVATSI; this is translated from the coding sequence TTGCTCGATTTCAAGAAACTGCCGCTCGATGCTCAGCTGACCGCCCTGCTGGACGGTGAGGCGACGCCAGAACAGAAGCAGGAGCTCGAGCAGCGCTTGGCAACCGACGAAGGCGCCAAGCGGCTCTACGACAAGCTGCGGCACGGTGCGGACTTCGGGAAGCACCGTTTCGACGATATTCTCAAGGAGCCCGTTCCCCTTGCGCTCGTTCGGTCGATCAAGAGCGTACAGCCGCCGAAGGCTCCGGTTGCTGCACGCCTTTCGCGGCCTTCGCTGAAGCTTGCGCCGACCGGTCCGCAGGCTCTTGCCGCGGCAATCATCCTGTTCGTTGCCGGGTGCGGCATCGGTTATTTCGCCGCCGGCAGCACCAGCACCGTGCAGTCGGCGCAGCCGACAACGATCGAAGCCGCCTCGGATTCGAGCGAGTGGTTGACAGACGTCATCGCCAACCAACGTCTGATCGCCCGCCAGCCGCGTCATATTTTCGAAGTGCCGTCGACACAGGCGGAGGAAATTTCCACCTGGCTGACCTCAACGGTCGGCGTTGCGTTCCGCGTGCCAGACCTGTCAGATCAGGGCTGGACCTTCCAGGGCGCACGGATCTTCATCGGCGCCGGCCGGCCGGTCGGTCAGCTCGTCTACACGAGCTCCGATGGCGACCTTGCTTCCATCTGCTTCCGCAAGGACAACTTGCCCTCCGAGGCCGACGATTTCAAGGAAACGATCAAGGACGAGATCGGTGTGGTCGCCTGGCACAATGCCGGTACGTCCTATGTGCTCGTCGGCCCATCGTCGGAAGCCTCGCTCGGCCAGCTCGCGATGCAGGTCGCCACGTCGATCTGA